Proteins encoded within one genomic window of Vicinamibacterales bacterium:
- the ftsH gene encoding ATP-dependent zinc metalloprotease FtsH — MSDTRGGRSGDRRPLGPRPVSSLWYVLGFFLLLALVQAYLFIPSGRSIPYSEFKALVTADKVAEVTITDQTIRGQLKSGKDDRSKVFTTTRVEDPKLVEELGQHDVRYTGEVANHWLPDLLGWVLPLLFIVGLSSFFFRRMSGQEGGVMSFARSRGKIYAEDDVKVSFADVAGVDEAEDELKEIVEFLKTPKKYTQLGGRIPKGVLLVGPPGTGKTLLARAVAGEAKVPFFSLSGSEFVEMFVGVGAARVRDLFQQAEAKAPCIVFIDELDALGKTRVQSPLGSHEEREQTLNQLLAEMDGFDSRKGVIIMGATNRPEVLDPALLRPGRFDRQVLVDKPDVRGREEILRIHARGVKTAPEVDLKVVAARTAGFAGADLANLVNESALLAARKNKTHVEMRDFEEAIDRLIAGLEKRRVMSDREREIIAYHESGHAIVATMIPGLDPVHKISIVQRGFGALGYTMQLPLEDRYLMTRTDLHSQLAVLLAGRTAEEIALGEISTGAQNDLQRASDLARAMVTEYGMSETMGAVSFDSHGRNRFLDVQMGTERGNFGEETARQIDLEVRRIVGAAHERARTVLTEHRDTLDRVAKRLLEKEVIEGEELRGIVTGPTSDEPPVPTAQS, encoded by the coding sequence ATGTCCGATACACGGGGAGGACGATCGGGCGACCGCCGGCCGCTCGGTCCCCGCCCAGTCTCGTCGCTGTGGTACGTCCTCGGGTTCTTCCTCCTGCTCGCGCTGGTGCAGGCCTACCTGTTCATCCCGTCCGGCCGGTCAATTCCATACAGCGAGTTCAAGGCGCTCGTCACCGCGGACAAGGTCGCCGAGGTCACCATCACCGACCAGACGATCCGGGGCCAGCTCAAGTCCGGCAAGGACGATCGGTCGAAGGTGTTCACCACCACGCGCGTCGAAGACCCGAAGCTCGTCGAGGAACTCGGTCAGCACGATGTGAGGTACACGGGCGAGGTGGCGAACCACTGGCTTCCCGATTTGCTCGGCTGGGTTCTCCCGCTGTTATTCATCGTTGGCCTCTCGAGCTTCTTCTTCCGGCGCATGAGCGGCCAGGAGGGCGGGGTGATGTCGTTCGCCCGCAGCCGGGGGAAGATCTACGCGGAGGACGACGTCAAGGTCAGTTTCGCGGATGTCGCGGGCGTCGACGAAGCAGAGGACGAGCTCAAGGAAATCGTCGAGTTCCTCAAGACGCCGAAGAAGTACACGCAACTCGGCGGCCGGATTCCGAAAGGCGTGCTGCTCGTCGGCCCGCCAGGGACCGGCAAGACGCTGCTGGCGCGTGCGGTCGCTGGCGAGGCCAAGGTCCCGTTCTTCAGCCTCAGCGGGTCCGAATTCGTCGAGATGTTCGTCGGCGTCGGTGCCGCCCGCGTTCGCGACCTGTTCCAGCAGGCCGAAGCGAAAGCGCCGTGCATCGTGTTCATCGACGAACTCGACGCGCTCGGCAAGACGCGGGTCCAGAGTCCGCTCGGCAGCCACGAAGAACGGGAACAGACGCTCAACCAACTCCTCGCCGAGATGGACGGCTTCGACTCACGCAAGGGCGTCATCATCATGGGCGCGACGAACCGGCCGGAGGTCCTCGACCCTGCCCTGCTCCGCCCGGGCCGGTTCGATCGTCAGGTCCTCGTGGACAAGCCCGATGTGCGTGGACGGGAGGAGATCCTGCGGATTCATGCACGCGGCGTGAAGACAGCGCCGGAGGTGGACCTGAAGGTCGTCGCCGCCCGGACCGCAGGCTTCGCGGGGGCCGACCTGGCGAATCTCGTGAACGAGTCGGCGCTGCTCGCCGCCCGCAAGAACAAGACCCACGTCGAGATGAGGGATTTCGAGGAGGCGATCGACCGGTTGATCGCGGGTCTCGAGAAACGCCGCGTCATGAGCGACCGCGAACGCGAGATCATCGCCTACCATGAGTCGGGCCACGCGATCGTCGCCACGATGATCCCGGGTCTCGACCCGGTGCACAAGATCTCAATCGTGCAGCGGGGGTTTGGCGCGCTCGGCTACACGATGCAACTGCCGCTCGAGGATCGATACCTCATGACCCGAACCGATCTGCACAGCCAGTTGGCGGTGCTGCTGGCCGGCCGAACGGCCGAGGAGATCGCCCTCGGGGAGATCTCCACCGGCGCGCAGAACGACCTGCAGCGGGCGAGCGACCTCGCACGGGCGATGGTCACCGAGTACGGCATGAGCGAGACGATGGGGGCCGTCAGCTTCGACAGCCACGGCCGCAACCGGTTCCTCGACGTGCAGATGGGCACCGAGCGCGGGAACTTCGGGGAGGAGACCGCCCGACAGATCGACCTCGAAGTCCGTCGAATCGTCGGGGCTGCGCACGAACGCGCGCGGACCGTGTTGACAGAACACCGCGACACACTCGACCGCGTGGCCAAGCGCCTGCTGGAAAAGGAAGTGATCGAGGGGGAGGAACTGCGCGGAATCGTGACCGGCCCGACGAGCGACGAGCCGCCGGTGCCGACGGCGCAGTCGTAA